Proteins encoded within one genomic window of Halodesulfurarchaeum formicicum:
- a CDS encoding DUF6276 family protein produces MSCPNCGGPTVAYPIPDRARTHCPDERAGAEICADCLTVTPLAEPPTDPPDFDAVLTDFPAGEAGAIAASLLGLLDSLALYRGEIEGLAALAEEAGVDVFLLLDRLDASGRIQPHFDIDRRGHQLDQLL; encoded by the coding sequence ATGTCCTGTCCGAACTGTGGCGGCCCGACAGTCGCCTACCCTATCCCGGATCGTGCCCGCACACACTGTCCCGACGAGCGCGCCGGGGCCGAGATCTGTGCCGACTGTTTGACGGTTACTCCACTGGCGGAGCCGCCGACCGACCCGCCCGATTTCGACGCCGTCCTCACCGATTTCCCTGCCGGCGAGGCCGGGGCGATCGCGGCGTCACTGTTGGGACTGCTCGACTCACTCGCGCTCTACCGCGGCGAGATCGAAGGGCTCGCCGCGCTGGCCGAAGAGGCGGGTGTGGACGTGTTCCTGTTGCTCGATCGGCTCGACGCGAGCGGCCGGATCCAGCCCCACTTCGACATCGATCGACGAGGCCATCAGCTCGATCAACTGCTGTAG